A DNA window from Trypanosoma brucei brucei TREU927 chromosome 11 chr11_scaffold01 genomic scaffold, whole genome shotgun sequence contains the following coding sequences:
- a CDS encoding eukaryotic translation initiation factor, putative, which translates to MTEMLSCLVPYLDKHLVLGLLYFYDDQGVDVGDALRFVQATTALTPEGEVSLEQENKIRETAERARPALDMFFEQNVSDNCTYQLCLTESRIDELRGKGELSRGFLEKEGITPKVMTAVMDLAFLYYDAARYGDASELLSLLQCVTGYELGESKLLWGRLVCDTCSCRWPSAIAAAEKLWKQQGADGSENKSGKTTLRGDNGTSVTERVWLLHWALFPFFKGGNQYSTHLLNIVFDNKTDSIYQCVVETVCPHYLRYICAAAILNTHRRSALRRAAEMVGRIYEYSDPLTQLVREITNYRSFEDTLELLPKVSELAQGDYFLNLHADNLVENAKRLIFTQYVVTHSVVSIPYMAERLEMSAAGAEVWLADLISETKQRAKIDAVTGQMFVGSQVRSVHQTVLDRLEPVDHGRR; encoded by the coding sequence ATGACTGAAATGCTGAGCTGTTTGGTGCCGTACCTTGATAAGCACTTGGTACTTGGCCTCCTCTATTTTTACGATGATCAGGGTGTCGATGTGGGTGATGCCCTCCGATTCGTGCAGGCGACCACGGCGCTGACGCCGGAGGGTGAAGTGTCCCTCGAGCAGGAGAACAAAATTCGTGAGACCGCCGAGCGCGCTCGCCCAGCACTTGACATGTTTTTTGAGCAGAACGTTTCGGACAACTGCACATACCAGTTGTGCCTCACGGAGAGTCGGATTGACGAATTGCGAGGTAAAGGAGAGTTGTCTCGTGGTTTCCTTGAGAAGGAGGGTATTACCCCCAAGGTTATGACCGCCGTGATGGATTTGGCCTTTTTGTACTACGACGCGGCGCGGTACGGGGACGCATCTGAACTACTTTCCTTGTTACAGTGTGTTACGGGATACGAGCTTGGCGAAAGCAAGTTACTATGGGGAAGGCTGGTGTGTGATACGTGCTCATGCAGATGGCCGTCTGCGATCGCGGCAGCGGAGAAACTGTGGAAACAGCAAGGTGCAGACGGGTCAGAGAACAAGTCAGGAAAGACAACACTCCGCGGCGACAATGGAACCTCCGTAACGGAGCGAGTGTGGTTGTTGCATTGGGCTCTCTTCCCGTTCTTCAAGGGTGGTAACCAGTACTCCACACATCTGTTGAACATTGTCTTTGACAACAAGACGGATTCCATATACCAGTGTGTTGTAGAGACGGTGTGCCCACACTATCTGCGCTACATCTGCGCGGCTGCTATTCTCAACACACACCGTCGCTCCGCCCTTCGTAGAGCTGCCGAGATGGTGGGAAGAATTTATGAATATTCCGACCCGCTCACGCAACTTGTGAGGGAAATCACGAATTACCGCTCCTTCGAGGACACCCTTGAGCTACTGCCGAAGGTAAGCGAGCTGGCACAAGGTGACTATTTCCTCAATCTGCACGCTGATAATTTGGTCGAGAACGCGAAGCGGCTTATTTTCACCCAGTATGTGGTAACCCACAGTGTAGTGTCAATACCATACATGGCGGAAAGGCTAGAAATGAGTGCGGCAGGGGCCGAGGTGTGGCTAGCTGATCTCATCAGCGAGACAAAGCAGCGTGCAAAGATCGATGCCGTAACAGGTCAAATGTTTGTTGGCTCGCAGGTTCGTTCCGTCCATCAAACGGTGCTTGACAGGTTGGAGCCGGTTGACCACGGTCGGCGCTGA